A part of Candidatus Acidiferrales bacterium genomic DNA contains:
- a CDS encoding DUF2520 domain-containing protein, translated as MAIIGGGRLGRTLGFLLCRTGQRIGPVVTRSRRTALAAVRFIGAGGAESRISPAVLQSEILLIATPDERIRGVAGRLARAAGEHGLRGRVVLHTSGVRTSADLAPLRKAGAAVGSLHPLQTFPGTKPASARGVWFAFEGDAAAVPVAQRIVGKLGGKLFRLFAGRKANYHAAATVASPLLLAVAEMAGRMMARSTGRPRDAARALSPLMRQTLDYWASLGAGKAWTGPLVRGDVATIRSHWRELRRYPPAYRRAYRALAELSIHLLARPDLRRALRRVWAGR; from the coding sequence ATGGCGATCATCGGTGGCGGGCGGCTCGGGCGGACGCTTGGTTTCTTGCTTTGCCGGACAGGGCAGCGCATTGGGCCGGTCGTGACGCGAAGCCGGCGGACGGCCCTGGCGGCGGTACGCTTCATTGGCGCGGGTGGCGCCGAAAGTCGCATCTCGCCGGCTGTGCTCCAATCGGAGATCCTCCTGATCGCAACTCCTGATGAGAGGATTCGCGGCGTTGCCGGGCGGCTTGCGCGGGCAGCGGGAGAGCATGGCTTGCGCGGCCGCGTGGTTTTGCACACAAGCGGAGTGCGCACTTCGGCTGACCTTGCTCCTTTGAGGAAGGCGGGTGCAGCGGTGGGCTCGCTGCATCCTCTTCAAACCTTTCCGGGAACCAAGCCGGCAAGCGCCCGCGGAGTGTGGTTTGCCTTCGAAGGCGACGCGGCTGCGGTGCCGGTGGCGCAACGCATCGTCGGCAAGCTGGGAGGGAAACTCTTTCGCCTTTTTGCCGGGCGCAAGGCGAACTACCACGCCGCGGCGACGGTGGCTTCGCCTCTCCTGCTGGCGGTGGCCGAAATGGCGGGAAGGATGATGGCCCGCAGCACGGGCCGGCCGAGGGATGCGGCGCGCGCCTTGTCGCCCTTGATGCGACAGACGCTTGATTACTGGGCAAGCCTCGGCGCCGGCAAGGCATGGACGGGGCCACTGGTGCGGGGCGATGTTGCCACCATTCGCTCCCATTGGCGCGAGCTGCGGCGCTATCCGCCTGCCTACCGTCGCGCCTACCGCGCCCTGGCAGAACTTTCCATCCATCTCCTTGCCAGGCCTGACCTCCGGCGAGCTCTCCGAAGAGTTTGGGCCGGGAGATGA
- a CDS encoding helix-hairpin-helix domain-containing protein, with the protein MLDASPSRGEFAANKRMRLITFFSNIILIGAILAAAVLLAPGPSLAAKKTWPAHPIAINQATVEQLTQLPGVGPVLARRIVEFRTKHGPFRRLEEMLAIQGVSRKKFESWKPHLRLD; encoded by the coding sequence ATGCTTGACGCGAGTCCAAGTCGCGGGGAATTCGCCGCCAACAAACGGATGCGGCTCATCACGTTTTTCTCGAACATTATCTTGATCGGGGCCATCCTGGCTGCGGCGGTTCTCCTCGCGCCCGGTCCAAGTCTTGCTGCCAAGAAAACCTGGCCGGCGCATCCGATTGCCATCAATCAGGCGACGGTCGAACAGTTGACGCAATTACCCGGCGTCGGCCCGGTGCTTGCCAGGCGTATTGTAGAATTTCGGACCAAACACGGCCCCTTCCGCCGCCTGGAAGAGATGCTGGCCATCCAGGGAGTGAGTCGAAAGAAGTTTGAGTCCTGGAAGCCCCATCTCCGCCTGGATTGA
- the ribB gene encoding 3,4-dihydroxy-2-butanone-4-phosphate synthase, which produces MNPTQSPFAPIPEAIEEIRQGHVVVVVDDEDRENEGDLVCAAEKVTPEIINFMAKHGRGLICVPLTEERLDHLRILLMSRENTSPLGTAFCESVEARRGVTTGISAQDRATTILALVDPRTQPADLVRPGHIFPLRARRGGVLVRAGQTEASLDLARLAGLVPAGVICEIMNEDGTMARVPQLVEYCRLHSLKMVTVADLIRYRMQTERYVRRLAETVLPTAFGDFRMIAYASEPDQEIHLALVRGEVGGAEPTLVRMHSHCLTGDVLGSSACDCRRLIERSLEQIGAEGRGVFVYLHHTGRGFDLEKREERTAIRYHDRHHIDTDPRRQREIQRESGIGAQILSDLGLSVIRVLTNHPRKVVALEGFGLKIVEQVPIWLGAPEQSPT; this is translated from the coding sequence ATGAATCCGACCCAAAGCCCGTTCGCCCCCATTCCTGAAGCGATTGAAGAAATTCGCCAGGGGCACGTGGTCGTCGTCGTGGATGACGAGGACCGGGAAAACGAGGGCGACCTCGTCTGTGCCGCCGAAAAAGTCACTCCTGAAATCATCAACTTCATGGCCAAGCACGGCCGCGGGCTGATCTGCGTGCCGTTGACCGAGGAGAGGCTCGACCATCTGCGCATCCTGCTGATGAGCCGGGAAAACACTTCCCCCCTCGGCACCGCCTTTTGCGAATCGGTCGAAGCCCGCCGGGGGGTGACCACCGGCATTTCCGCCCAGGATCGGGCGACGACCATCCTTGCGCTGGTGGATCCACGCACGCAGCCGGCCGACCTTGTCCGCCCCGGTCATATCTTTCCGCTGCGCGCGCGGAGGGGCGGGGTGCTGGTGCGCGCCGGCCAAACGGAAGCTTCCCTTGACCTTGCCCGGCTGGCCGGGCTGGTTCCCGCCGGGGTGATTTGCGAAATCATGAATGAGGACGGCACGATGGCGCGCGTGCCGCAACTGGTCGAGTATTGCCGGCTACACAGCCTGAAAATGGTCACCGTCGCCGACCTGATTCGTTACCGCATGCAGACCGAGCGCTACGTGCGGCGCCTGGCCGAGACGGTTTTGCCGACTGCTTTCGGCGACTTCCGGATGATCGCCTATGCATCCGAGCCCGACCAGGAGATTCATCTGGCCCTGGTGCGCGGTGAGGTGGGCGGGGCGGAACCCACCCTGGTACGGATGCATTCTCACTGTTTGACGGGGGACGTCCTGGGATCGTCGGCTTGCGATTGTCGCCGGTTGATCGAGCGGAGCCTCGAGCAGATTGGCGCCGAGGGCCGCGGTGTCTTTGTCTATTTGCATCACACCGGCCGCGGCTTCGACCTGGAAAAAAGGGAAGAGCGCACCGCCATCCGCTACCACGACCGGCACCACATTGATACCGACCCGCGCCGCCAGCGAGAAATCCAGCGGGAATCGGGCATCGGCGCGCAAATTCTTTCCGACCTGGGGCTCAGCGTGATCCGGGTATTGACGAATCATCCGCGCAAGGTGGTGGCGCTCGAAGGGTTCGGGTTGAAGATCGTCGAGCAGGTACCCATCTGGCTGGGCGCTCCCGAGCAATCTCCTACATAA
- a CDS encoding redoxin domain-containing protein produces the protein MSELQGLQRHIAEFEKRNCKVFAVSVDPPELSRERVVRRLRLSYAILSDVRREVIEKYQIVHRGAGMGGTDVARPAEFLIDPQGVIRWTEFTENWRVRARPEQILEALDDVQSKKTALATQD, from the coding sequence ATGTCCGAGCTGCAAGGTTTGCAGCGCCACATCGCTGAGTTCGAAAAGCGAAACTGCAAGGTTTTTGCCGTGTCCGTCGATCCGCCCGAGCTGAGCCGGGAGCGAGTGGTGCGCCGGCTGCGGTTGAGCTATGCGATACTGTCCGACGTCCGCCGCGAGGTCATCGAAAAGTATCAAATCGTCCACCGTGGCGCCGGGATGGGAGGCACCGACGTTGCCCGGCCAGCCGAATTCCTGATTGATCCTCAGGGCGTGATCCGGTGGACCGAATTCACGGAAAACTGGCGGGTTCGCGCCCGGCCGGAGCAAATTCTGGAGGCGCTGGACGACGTGCAGTCGAAGAAAACCGCGCTTGCAACCCAGGACTGA
- the modC gene encoding molybdenum ABC transporter ATP-binding protein — MLEIAVRKHLSIQGVAFDLAVECVAGDEITVLFGPSGAGKSLTLQLIAGLVRPDEGRIALDRAPVFDSAKNIDVPAARRRIGYVFQSLALFPHLTVTRNIAYGLKNSSGEKKRRVEEILNRFGMGRFGNSLPREISGGQQQRVALARALVTEPKMLLLDEPLSALDAATKETLMQDLRRIGREQKIPILYVTHDRNEAIRLGDHMFVLDAGRIVAAGSPLAVLGVPRTETVARLAGVENILEGRVAEKNSSPGIDRIDCGGFSLLVPTTKLESGTPTTVAIAAAEILLAGEKPGMLSARNILPGIVSQLFPQHPLMLVRVECGRGSPPLLVSLTESASGALSLEPGKPVWVIIKANSCHLLER; from the coding sequence ATGCTTGAAATTGCGGTCCGAAAACATCTCTCGATTCAGGGCGTCGCGTTTGACCTTGCGGTCGAATGTGTGGCGGGCGATGAGATCACCGTGCTTTTCGGCCCCAGCGGCGCCGGCAAATCGCTTACCCTGCAACTCATCGCCGGGCTGGTTCGCCCCGATGAGGGCCGGATCGCGCTGGACAGGGCTCCGGTTTTTGACTCTGCCAAAAATATAGACGTACCGGCTGCCAGACGCCGCATCGGATACGTATTTCAAAGTCTGGCCCTTTTCCCCCACCTGACGGTAACTCGAAACATTGCCTACGGGCTCAAGAACTCATCGGGTGAGAAAAAGCGGCGCGTGGAGGAAATTCTCAACCGTTTTGGAATGGGGCGGTTTGGGAATAGCCTGCCGCGTGAAATTTCCGGCGGACAGCAGCAGCGCGTGGCGCTGGCGCGAGCGCTCGTGACGGAGCCGAAAATGCTCCTGCTGGATGAGCCGCTCTCCGCCCTGGACGCGGCGACCAAAGAAACGCTGATGCAGGACTTGCGGCGCATCGGTCGCGAACAGAAGATTCCCATCCTGTACGTGACCCACGACCGGAATGAGGCGATCCGCCTGGGTGATCACATGTTTGTGCTCGACGCCGGAAGGATCGTGGCCGCGGGCTCTCCGCTCGCCGTGCTGGGAGTTCCACGAACCGAAACCGTCGCCCGGCTGGCAGGGGTGGAGAACATTCTGGAAGGGCGGGTGGCGGAAAAAAACTCTTCGCCGGGAATTGATCGCATTGATTGTGGCGGGTTTTCTCTCTTGGTGCCGACAACGAAACTGGAAAGCGGAACGCCGACCACGGTGGCCATCGCCGCCGCCGAAATATTGCTTGCCGGGGAGAAACCGGGAATGCTCAGCGCCAGAAATATCTTGCCGGGAATCGTGAGCCAGCTCTTCCCGCAGCACCCGCTCATGCTTGTCCGGGTGGAGTGTGGTCGCGGGTCTCCGCCGCTCCTCGTCTCCCTCACGGAATCCGCCAGCGGCGCGCTCAGCCTTGAGCCGGGCAAACCCGTCTGGGTGATTATCAAGGCCAATTCCTGCCATCTGCTTGAAAGATGA
- the modB gene encoding molybdate ABC transporter permease subunit: MSCSAILAFGLFGDIEWFPIRLSFQVSLLATAIALVLGVGCAWLLAKKSFRGKELLDAVIALPLVLPPTVLGYYLLVLLGARSPLGHALQDWFGIRLTFTVTAAVIAATIHALPLMVKSVRAALESVDAACENAARTLGASEGRVFFTVTLPLARRSVVAASVLGFARALGDFGVTIMIAGNIPGKTQTAAVAIYDAVQAGRDNYALLLVVVVSLLCVAILYATNRLAGGRW; this comes from the coding sequence ATGTCCTGCTCTGCCATTCTTGCCTTCGGCCTCTTTGGAGATATCGAGTGGTTTCCTATCCGCCTTTCGTTCCAGGTCTCCCTGCTGGCAACGGCGATAGCGCTGGTTTTGGGGGTCGGCTGCGCCTGGTTGTTGGCCAAGAAAAGCTTTCGCGGCAAAGAACTGCTGGATGCGGTGATTGCTCTGCCGCTGGTCCTCCCGCCCACGGTTCTGGGATACTACCTGCTCGTGTTGCTGGGAGCGCGCAGTCCTCTCGGGCACGCTCTCCAGGATTGGTTCGGCATCCGGCTCACCTTCACCGTAACGGCAGCGGTGATTGCTGCCACCATTCATGCCCTGCCCCTGATGGTCAAGTCGGTCCGGGCGGCACTCGAAAGCGTGGACGCGGCGTGCGAGAATGCAGCTCGAACCCTGGGCGCCTCGGAGGGGCGCGTCTTTTTCACGGTGACGTTGCCGCTTGCCCGGCGCAGCGTGGTGGCGGCAAGCGTCCTGGGTTTCGCCCGGGCGCTGGGCGACTTTGGCGTCACGATCATGATTGCCGGAAACATCCCCGGGAAAACCCAAACGGCGGCGGTCGCCATCTACGACGCGGTGCAGGCTGGCCGTGACAATTACGCTCTCCTGTTGGTGGTCGTCGTATCGCTTCTGTGCGTGGCCATTCTCTATGCCACCAACCGCCTGGCCGGCGGGCGCTGGTAG
- the modA gene encoding molybdate ABC transporter substrate-binding protein: protein MVARFASILAAYSILVASPSVPGASATAEERSLTIAAAANMSDALEEIKSAYAAKHAVKLVYSFGASGSLAQQIRHGAPFDLLLSADVRTVAKLLEEGWILPGTAKIYARGQLVLWTEESTHVRLNTLEDVLQPAIERIAIAHPATAPYGRAAVEALEAAGLWDRVKDKIIYAENVNQAQQYAATRNTDVAFIPLALVRRDPGRFVRVDGKLHVPIDQALGVVRNSVHHAEAKEFAEFLLSEQGRVILKKFGYTLP from the coding sequence ATGGTTGCGCGGTTCGCCAGCATTCTGGCCGCATACTCGATCCTGGTTGCAAGCCCTTCGGTGCCGGGGGCTTCGGCGACCGCCGAGGAAAGGTCGCTTACCATCGCGGCCGCTGCCAATATGAGTGACGCGCTGGAAGAGATCAAATCTGCCTATGCGGCCAAGCATGCGGTCAAGCTTGTCTATAGTTTTGGGGCCAGCGGAAGTCTGGCTCAGCAGATCCGCCACGGCGCGCCGTTTGATCTGCTGCTTTCGGCGGATGTGAGAACAGTTGCGAAATTGCTCGAAGAAGGCTGGATTCTGCCGGGGACGGCGAAGATTTACGCCCGCGGGCAGCTTGTGCTCTGGACGGAGGAATCCACCCACGTCCGGCTGAACACCCTCGAGGATGTATTGCAGCCCGCTATCGAGCGCATTGCCATCGCCCATCCGGCGACGGCGCCCTACGGTCGAGCCGCCGTCGAAGCGCTCGAAGCAGCCGGACTCTGGGATCGGGTCAAGGACAAAATCATCTACGCCGAAAACGTCAATCAGGCGCAACAATACGCGGCCACGCGCAATACCGACGTGGCCTTCATTCCCCTCGCCCTTGTCCGTCGCGACCCCGGCCGCTTCGTCCGTGTGGACGGGAAACTCCATGTGCCGATTGACCAAGCGCTCGGCGTCGTCCGCAACAGCGTTCATCATGCCGAGGCGAAAGAGTTCGCCGAATTTCTGCTGAGCGAGCAAGGCCGCGTCATCCTCAAGAAATTCGGCTACACTCTCCCTTAA
- the groL gene encoding chaperonin GroEL (60 kDa chaperone family; promotes refolding of misfolded polypeptides especially under stressful conditions; forms two stacked rings of heptamers to form a barrel-shaped 14mer; ends can be capped by GroES; misfolded proteins enter the barrel where they are refolded when GroES binds), with translation MAKQIVTGEESRQAILRGVNILADAVKITLGPKGRNVVIEKKFGPPVSTKDGVTVAKEVELKDPLENMGAQMVREVASKTSDVAGDGTTTATVLAQAIFREGVKCVAAGANPMALKRGIEKGVEAAVEAIKKLSKPVKGEMIAQVGTISANNDQEIGNIIAEAMKKVGKDGVITVEESKTMTTELEVVEGMQFDRGYLSPYFVTDPERMEAVLEDVRILIHEKKISSMKDLLPLLEQIAKMGKPLLIIAEEVEGEALATLVVNKLRGTLQCVAVKAPGFGDRRKAMLEDIGVLTAGRAISEDLGIKLENVKIEDLGRAKKVTIDKDNTTIVEGAGKASEIEGRVKQLRAQIEETTSDYDSEKLQERLAKLVGGVAVIKVGAATETELKEKKARVEDAMHATRAAVEEGIVPGGGVALIRAVEELHKLKLDGDEATGVNIVKRALEEPLRQIVQNAGHEGAVVVERVRNSKAINYGFDAEAAEYADLVEAGVIDPTKVTRLALQNASSIAALMLTTEALVAEIPEEKREGGGPPGGRMGGMY, from the coding sequence ATGGCCAAGCAAATCGTTACCGGCGAGGAATCACGGCAGGCGATTCTTCGCGGCGTTAACATTCTAGCGGATGCAGTCAAAATCACGCTCGGCCCGAAGGGCCGCAACGTGGTGATTGAGAAGAAATTTGGCCCGCCGGTCAGCACCAAGGACGGGGTGACGGTGGCCAAAGAAGTCGAGTTGAAGGACCCGCTCGAAAACATGGGCGCGCAGATGGTGCGCGAGGTGGCTTCGAAGACTTCCGATGTTGCCGGCGACGGCACTACCACCGCCACGGTTCTGGCGCAGGCGATCTTCCGCGAGGGAGTGAAGTGCGTGGCCGCGGGTGCCAACCCCATGGCCTTGAAGCGCGGCATCGAAAAGGGCGTTGAGGCGGCCGTGGAAGCAATCAAGAAGCTCTCCAAGCCGGTCAAGGGAGAGATGATCGCCCAGGTCGGCACCATTTCCGCCAACAACGACCAGGAGATCGGGAACATCATCGCGGAAGCCATGAAGAAGGTGGGCAAAGACGGCGTCATCACCGTGGAGGAGTCGAAGACGATGACGACCGAACTGGAAGTGGTCGAGGGCATGCAGTTTGATCGCGGCTATCTCTCGCCCTACTTCGTGACCGACCCGGAGCGCATGGAAGCGGTGCTCGAAGACGTCCGCATCCTCATCCACGAAAAGAAAATCAGCTCGATGAAGGACCTGCTCCCGTTGCTCGAGCAAATCGCCAAAATGGGCAAGCCGCTTCTGATCATCGCCGAGGAAGTTGAAGGCGAGGCGCTTGCCACCCTGGTGGTCAACAAGCTGCGCGGCACGCTCCAGTGCGTGGCCGTGAAGGCGCCGGGCTTTGGCGACCGCCGCAAGGCGATGCTCGAGGACATTGGCGTGCTCACCGCCGGCCGTGCCATCAGCGAGGACCTGGGCATCAAGCTCGAGAATGTGAAAATCGAAGACCTCGGGCGGGCCAAGAAGGTCACCATCGACAAGGACAACACCACCATCGTCGAGGGCGCTGGCAAGGCCTCCGAGATCGAAGGCCGCGTCAAGCAGCTACGCGCCCAGATCGAGGAGACCACCTCCGACTATGACAGCGAGAAGCTCCAAGAGCGGTTGGCGAAGCTGGTGGGCGGCGTGGCCGTGATCAAGGTCGGCGCCGCTACCGAGACCGAGCTGAAAGAGAAGAAGGCTCGCGTCGAGGACGCCATGCACGCCACCCGCGCGGCCGTCGAGGAAGGCATCGTCCCCGGGGGCGGCGTGGCTCTCATCCGCGCCGTGGAGGAGCTCCATAAGCTCAAGCTGGACGGCGACGAGGCTACCGGCGTCAACATCGTCAAGCGGGCGCTGGAAGAGCCTCTCCGCCAGATTGTCCAGAATGCCGGGCACGAAGGCGCCGTCGTGGTCGAACGCGTCAGGAACAGCAAAGCGATCAATTACGGCTTCGATGCGGAGGCAGCCGAGTACGCTGATCTGGTTGAGGCCGGGGTGATCGACCCGACCAAGGTCACCCGGCTGGCGCTGCAGAACGCTTCCTCGATTGCCGCGCTCATGCTCACCACCGAAGCCCTGGTCGCCGAGATTCCTGAGGAAAAGAGGGAAGGCGGCGGCCCTCCGGGCGGCAGGATGGGCGGGATGTACTAA
- the groES gene encoding co-chaperone GroES, protein MNVRPLHDRVMVKRLEEEEVVKGGIIIPDTAKEKPQEAEVMAVGNGKILENGNRVPLDVKVGDRVLFGKYSGSEIKIDEQEYLILREEEILAIVGHAAKAKSGK, encoded by the coding sequence TTGAACGTGAGACCGCTGCACGACCGTGTTATGGTCAAGCGTTTGGAAGAGGAAGAGGTCGTGAAGGGGGGCATCATTATCCCTGACACGGCCAAAGAGAAGCCCCAAGAGGCCGAGGTGATGGCCGTGGGGAACGGCAAGATCCTTGAAAACGGCAACCGCGTTCCGCTTGACGTCAAGGTGGGCGACCGCGTCCTGTTCGGGAAATATTCAGGCAGCGAAATCAAGATCGACGAACAAGAGTATCTCATCCTGCGCGAGGAAGAGATTCTGGCGATTGTCGGCCACGCTGCCAAAGCAAAATCGGGCAAGTAG
- a CDS encoding molybdenum cofactor guanylyltransferase codes for MVGQRPRTSLPVADPARPGWAFAGIGYAFFRHPGYNPRRAQLQMTSVLPDDTFSAFFLAGGWSRRMGRNKALLEFSGRPLLAHLIEMVRPLVGRVAIAGSPEAYRHLGVEVLPDPVAGRGPVAGICAALSASSTNWNLILACDLPYLTADFLRHLIRTAKPSAAQVVVPAPGDAYQPLAAAYHRDTLPVYESLLVSGYPKITEAYRELRLRILTAEELKPFDFGGRLFKNMNSAREYEEARAWWEGRR; via the coding sequence ATGGTTGGCCAGCGCCCTCGTACAAGCCTGCCGGTGGCCGACCCCGCGCGCCCTGGATGGGCTTTCGCCGGGATCGGCTACGCTTTCTTCCGACATCCCGGCTATAATCCCCGCCGGGCCCAACTGCAAATGACCTCAGTGCTTCCTGACGATACCTTTTCAGCCTTCTTCCTCGCCGGCGGCTGGAGCCGCCGCATGGGCCGGAACAAGGCGCTGCTGGAATTTTCCGGTCGTCCGCTCCTGGCGCACTTGATCGAGATGGTGCGTCCCCTGGTGGGGCGAGTGGCGATTGCGGGTTCGCCGGAAGCATATCGCCATTTGGGTGTCGAGGTCCTTCCTGACCCGGTTGCGGGTCGCGGTCCGGTAGCCGGAATTTGCGCGGCGCTCAGCGCCAGCTCGACCAATTGGAACCTCATCCTCGCGTGCGACCTTCCCTACCTGACTGCCGATTTTTTGCGACACCTCATCCGCACGGCGAAGCCCTCCGCCGCGCAGGTTGTCGTTCCGGCGCCGGGCGATGCCTATCAACCACTGGCCGCTGCGTACCACCGCGATACCTTGCCGGTCTATGAGAGCCTGCTGGTGAGCGGCTATCCGAAAATCACCGAGGCGTACCGCGAGCTGCGCCTTCGCATTTTGACAGCGGAAGAGCTGAAACCGTTTGATTTTGGAGGTCGCTTGTTCAAGAATATGAACTCGGCGCGCGAGTATGAAGAAGCGCGAGCATGGTGGGAGGGCCGCCGGTGA
- a CDS encoding ATP-binding cassette domain-containing protein, which yields MTDEKPSSAPSPSFIEFRNVYKSFGEQEVLVDVSFNLRRGETLAIMGRSGVGKSVTLRHIVGFLKPDSGRVFVDGEDITDWDEDRLIPIRRRVTMVFQSGALFDSLSVAENVAYPLWERQLDEEAVIQRTGELLRMLEVEEYAELYPADISTGVKRAVAIARALAVEPDAVLYDEPTTQVDPVMAAHVGDLILKLKRQLHKTAVVVTHDTHLARKVADRIVFLHEGRVTLFGSLLEFVASPVPVLRDFRLKDELVPILEVSA from the coding sequence GTGACCGACGAGAAACCTTCGAGTGCCCCGAGCCCGTCCTTCATTGAATTCCGCAACGTTTATAAATCCTTTGGCGAGCAGGAAGTGCTCGTGGACGTCAGTTTCAACCTCCGCCGAGGGGAAACGCTCGCCATTATGGGGCGCAGCGGCGTAGGAAAATCCGTCACCCTCCGGCACATCGTCGGCTTTTTGAAGCCGGACTCGGGCCGCGTTTTTGTGGATGGTGAGGACATCACCGATTGGGACGAAGACCGGCTTATCCCGATTCGCCGGCGCGTGACGATGGTCTTTCAATCCGGCGCCCTTTTTGATTCTCTCTCGGTAGCCGAGAACGTTGCCTATCCCCTTTGGGAACGGCAACTCGATGAAGAGGCGGTCATCCAGCGCACCGGCGAGCTTCTGCGCATGCTCGAGGTGGAAGAGTACGCCGAGCTCTACCCGGCGGACATCTCGACGGGGGTGAAGCGGGCGGTGGCGATTGCCCGCGCTTTGGCGGTCGAGCCCGACGCTGTCCTTTATGATGAGCCGACCACGCAAGTTGATCCGGTAATGGCCGCTCACGTGGGCGACTTGATTTTGAAATTAAAGCGGCAGCTCCATAAGACCGCCGTCGTCGTTACCCATGACACTCACCTGGCGCGCAAGGTAGCCGACCGCATCGTCTTTCTTCATGAAGGCCGCGTGACGCTTTTCGGCAGCTTGCTGGAATTCGTCGCATCGCCAGTTCCGGTCCTGCGCGATTTTCGCCTGAAGGACGAACTCGTTCCCATCCTGGAGGTTTCGGCATAG